In Acidobacteriota bacterium, the following proteins share a genomic window:
- a CDS encoding quinohemoprotein amine dehydrogenase, with the protein MTHLRPINQKAARIAQGMEEARRRAAAGNGGSAGEDGRVVALQDSPAQPPKQEGPHIPLGCSFIFLPGWEADSNGGAAGLCQPVERDLFDCHLGCFWPAQVPDQLNHAPDWTGKCAAAQKDWRKVDLIFP; encoded by the coding sequence ATGACGCATCTGAGGCCCATTAACCAGAAGGCGGCCCGCATCGCGCAGGGGATGGAAGAAGCCCGGCGCCGCGCCGCGGCCGGGAACGGCGGAAGCGCCGGCGAGGATGGCCGCGTCGTCGCCTTGCAGGACAGTCCGGCGCAGCCGCCGAAGCAGGAGGGGCCGCACATCCCGCTGGGATGCAGCTTCATCTTCCTGCCCGGTTGGGAGGCGGACAGCAACGGCGGCGCGGCGGGCCTGTGCCAGCCGGTCGAGCGCGACCTGTTCGACTGCCACCTCGGCTGCTTCTGGCCGGCGCAGGTGCCGGATCAGTTGAATCACGCGCCCGACTGGACGGGCAAATGCGCCGCGGCGCAGAAGGACTGGCGGAAGGTTGACCTCATATTTCCGTAG
- the peaB gene encoding quinohemoprotein amine dehydrogenase maturation protein, with product MTAIALGECHPFEAAGRQFLYLVPSAAVFALDETSAAVVETLRGGHLAAPDLYARLAPRFDPRTVEDSLAELAGARVIQPVEPAPPAAPPPEPAPNIIPLKPIPLSTLVVNVTNRCNLSCAYCYEYGEDKIAEPTAGGMPKLMSEETARESVDFMIERSGGSPVVRLTFFGGETLLNFAVLEKTIPYARRRAAEVGKRVEFSLTTNGTLLRPEVIEFLADNDVGVTISIDGPKEMQDKFRVFHDGRGSYDVVAPKVRELLKRHTSRPIGARVTLTSDVLDITRIYRHLREEVGFWEVGFAPVTTSPGRAHAIGETGFDSMLAQFRELAHEFLEAALAGRHHGFSNVRDTVEELHKGASKALPCGAGLGLMGVATNGDVALCHRFAGSDDHKLGTVRDGVDDTTQTAFLDAHHIDRKTDCRTCWARPLCAGGCYHEAYTRYGTTQAPNLHYCEWIRGWTETCLEIYGEIAERNPAYLRRFDGGGTPEEGNDDASEAH from the coding sequence ATGACCGCGATTGCACTCGGGGAATGCCATCCGTTCGAGGCGGCGGGCCGGCAGTTCCTGTACCTGGTGCCGAGCGCCGCGGTGTTCGCGCTCGACGAGACGTCGGCCGCCGTCGTGGAGACCCTGCGCGGCGGGCACCTGGCGGCTCCCGATCTGTACGCGCGCCTCGCGCCGCGCTTCGACCCGCGAACGGTCGAGGACAGCCTGGCGGAGCTGGCCGGCGCCCGCGTCATTCAGCCGGTGGAACCCGCGCCGCCCGCCGCGCCGCCGCCCGAGCCGGCCCCGAACATCATCCCGCTGAAGCCGATCCCGCTCTCGACGCTGGTGGTCAACGTCACCAACCGCTGCAACCTGAGCTGCGCGTACTGCTACGAGTACGGTGAGGACAAGATCGCCGAACCGACCGCGGGCGGCATGCCGAAGCTGATGAGCGAGGAGACCGCGCGCGAGAGCGTCGACTTCATGATCGAGCGTTCGGGCGGCAGCCCGGTGGTGCGGCTGACGTTCTTCGGCGGCGAGACGCTGCTGAACTTCGCGGTGCTCGAGAAGACCATTCCGTACGCGCGCCGCCGCGCCGCCGAGGTCGGCAAGCGGGTCGAGTTCAGCCTGACGACCAACGGCACGCTGCTGCGTCCCGAGGTCATCGAGTTCCTGGCCGACAACGACGTCGGGGTGACCATCTCCATCGACGGTCCGAAGGAGATGCAGGACAAGTTCCGCGTGTTTCACGACGGGCGGGGCAGCTACGACGTGGTGGCGCCGAAGGTGCGCGAGCTGCTCAAGCGGCACACGTCGCGACCGATCGGCGCGCGCGTCACGCTGACCTCGGATGTGCTCGACATCACCCGCATCTACCGGCACCTGCGGGAGGAGGTCGGCTTCTGGGAGGTCGGCTTCGCACCGGTCACCACCTCGCCCGGCCGCGCCCACGCCATCGGGGAGACCGGCTTCGACTCGATGCTGGCGCAGTTCCGGGAGCTGGCCCACGAGTTCCTGGAGGCTGCGCTCGCGGGCCGGCACCACGGTTTCAGCAACGTCCGCGACACGGTCGAGGAGCTGCACAAGGGGGCGAGCAAGGCGCTGCCGTGCGGGGCCGGGCTCGGCCTGATGGGCGTGGCGACCAACGGCGACGTGGCGCTCTGTCACCGTTTCGCGGGCTCCGACGATCACAAGCTCGGCACGGTTCGGGACGGCGTCGACGACACGACGCAGACGGCGTTTCTCGACGCCCATCACATCGACCGGAAGACCGACTGCCGGACCTGCTGGGCTCGTCCGCTGTGCGCCGGCGGCTGCTACCACGAGGCGTACACGCGCTACGGCACCACGCAGGCGCCCAACCTGCATTATTGCGAGTGGATTCGCGGCTGGACCGAGACCTGCCTGGAGATCTACGGCGAGATCGCCGAGCGGAACCCCGCGTATCTGCGGCGGTTCGACGGCGGTGGCACGCCGGAAGAGGGAAACGATGACGCATCTGAGGCCCATTAA